A window of Longispora fulva contains these coding sequences:
- a CDS encoding carbohydrate ABC transporter permease — MLLAQPPPTRTVLAPRTRASQKRRGRAGPAKVAGRALVAVWVAFNVTLLGWLVLTSFKSSREIFQEPLSLPTAPRTDNYVSAWSVSELGVGFLNSAVIVGLSAALVVALAAPCAYMLTRGQTRSAGPVTTFFAVGMGVPLQAVIIPIFVLTQSVSSFAYATFGWWDDRVSLLVVYVAMSLPFTVFLLTGFFRSLPADLEEAAAMDGASGPRTFLRVMLPLAQPGLVTAFILNVVSLWNETLVALILITDNEQYTLPQALLGLYQTMQYTSNWGGLFAGVVIVVLPILGVYVWLGRRIVEGLTVGAGK; from the coding sequence ATGTTACTCGCCCAGCCGCCGCCCACCCGAACCGTCCTGGCCCCGCGCACCCGCGCCAGCCAGAAGCGGCGGGGGCGGGCGGGGCCGGCGAAGGTCGCGGGCCGGGCGCTCGTCGCGGTGTGGGTGGCGTTCAACGTCACCCTGCTGGGCTGGCTGGTGTTGACCTCGTTCAAGAGCAGCCGGGAGATCTTCCAGGAGCCGCTGTCGCTGCCCACCGCCCCGCGCACGGACAACTACGTGTCCGCGTGGAGCGTGTCGGAACTCGGCGTCGGGTTCCTCAACTCCGCCGTCATCGTGGGGCTGTCCGCCGCGCTGGTGGTGGCGCTGGCCGCGCCGTGCGCGTACATGCTCACCCGGGGGCAGACCCGCTCTGCGGGGCCGGTCACCACGTTCTTCGCCGTCGGCATGGGCGTACCCCTGCAGGCCGTGATCATTCCGATCTTCGTGCTCACGCAGTCCGTCTCCAGCTTCGCCTACGCGACGTTCGGCTGGTGGGACGACCGGGTCAGCCTCCTGGTCGTCTACGTCGCGATGTCGTTGCCGTTCACGGTCTTCCTGCTCACCGGGTTCTTCCGGTCCCTGCCGGCCGACCTGGAGGAGGCCGCGGCCATGGACGGCGCCAGCGGGCCGCGCACCTTCCTGCGCGTCATGCTGCCCCTGGCCCAGCCCGGCCTGGTCACCGCGTTCATCCTCAACGTCGTCAGCCTGTGGAACGAGACCCTCGTGGCACTGATCCTGATCACGGACAACGAGCAGTACACGCTGCCGCAGGCACTGCTCGGGCTGTACCAGACCATGCAGTACACGTCGAACTGGGGCGGGTTGTTCGCCGGGGTCGTCATCGTCGTGCTCCCGATCCTCGGGGTGTACGTCTGGCTCGGTCGCCGCATCGTCGAAGGCCTCACCGTGGGGGCCGGCAAATGA
- a CDS encoding DUF5107 domain-containing protein, translating into MTHVRLDTVRLPVAPLGDANPLPPLGSPRPVTSLLDASAADPELAANLAYGHPATLLPYTTQDGYTRDLADTDVPVAVVDNGIVRAEFLLGYGGRMRSLVHLPTGQELLHRNPVLQPANLALRNAWFAGGVEWNLGTTGHSPLTCAPLHAARVTRPDGVQVLRMWEFERLRELVYQIDAYAPPLSEVLYVHVRIINPNPHEVPVYWWSNIAVPETPGTRVVAPADSAYHLSYDGRLRRVPVPVRNGSDASYPAAAPNPADYFYDIVPRRRRWIAAVDADGTGLFHTSTDWLRGRKLFVWGHSPGGRRWQEWLSPPGHPYLEIQAGLARTQLEHLPMPAGERWSWLEAYGRLDVDKVPAHDPSWITTRGAVERALQRQLPRDAVDREYANASAWVDLPPTQRLHTGSGWGALERHCRADTSLHLPGTPFDDDTLGPEQQPWRALVDTGALPAPPPGTAPTSYQVAPGWRALLERAPENWFSLLHVGVARWHAGNTDGARAAWRASVHAARNPWALRNLAVANLRAGQFATAADQFTSALRLRPGLRPLVVEALGAMLAADRPEQALAVVDGLGPALRAHGRIRHLECAAAIAADRMDRAGRLLGTGIVIDDLKEGDDALEQLWFAYHERLATTVAVDRVRADNPLPTIYDFRMSPP; encoded by the coding sequence ATGACCCACGTGCGCCTCGACACCGTCCGGCTGCCCGTCGCCCCGCTCGGCGACGCCAACCCGCTGCCGCCGTTGGGTTCCCCCCGACCGGTCACCTCCCTACTGGACGCCTCGGCGGCCGACCCGGAACTGGCCGCCAACCTCGCCTACGGACACCCCGCCACCCTGCTGCCGTACACCACCCAGGACGGGTACACCCGCGACCTCGCCGACACCGACGTGCCGGTGGCCGTCGTCGACAACGGCATCGTCCGCGCCGAGTTCCTCCTCGGCTACGGCGGCCGGATGCGCTCACTCGTGCACCTGCCCACCGGCCAGGAACTCCTGCACCGCAACCCCGTCCTGCAACCGGCGAACCTGGCCCTGCGCAACGCCTGGTTCGCCGGCGGCGTCGAGTGGAACCTCGGCACCACCGGCCACAGCCCACTGACCTGCGCACCCCTGCACGCCGCCCGGGTCACCCGCCCCGACGGCGTGCAGGTCCTGCGGATGTGGGAGTTCGAACGGCTCCGCGAACTGGTCTACCAGATCGACGCGTACGCGCCCCCGCTGTCGGAGGTGCTGTACGTGCACGTGCGAATCATCAACCCCAACCCGCACGAGGTACCGGTCTACTGGTGGTCCAACATCGCCGTACCCGAGACCCCCGGCACCCGGGTCGTCGCGCCGGCCGACTCCGCCTACCACCTGTCCTACGACGGCAGGCTGCGCCGCGTGCCCGTCCCCGTCCGCAACGGCTCCGACGCCAGCTACCCGGCGGCGGCCCCCAACCCGGCCGACTACTTCTACGACATCGTCCCGCGCCGCCGACGGTGGATCGCCGCCGTCGACGCCGACGGCACCGGACTGTTCCACACCTCCACCGACTGGCTGCGCGGCCGCAAACTGTTCGTCTGGGGCCACAGCCCCGGCGGCCGGCGCTGGCAGGAATGGCTGTCCCCGCCGGGGCACCCGTACCTGGAGATCCAGGCCGGCCTCGCCCGCACCCAGCTCGAACACCTGCCGATGCCCGCCGGCGAACGCTGGTCCTGGCTGGAGGCCTACGGCCGGCTCGACGTCGACAAGGTCCCCGCCCACGACCCGAGCTGGATCACCACCCGCGGCGCCGTGGAACGCGCCCTGCAACGCCAGCTCCCGCGCGACGCCGTCGACCGCGAGTACGCCAACGCCTCCGCCTGGGTCGACCTCCCGCCGACCCAACGGCTGCACACGGGCTCCGGCTGGGGCGCCCTGGAACGCCACTGCCGCGCCGACACCTCCCTGCACCTGCCCGGCACCCCGTTCGACGACGACACCCTCGGCCCCGAACAGCAGCCGTGGCGCGCCCTCGTCGACACCGGCGCGCTTCCCGCACCGCCGCCTGGCACGGCCCCGACGTCGTATCAGGTCGCGCCCGGGTGGCGGGCGCTGCTGGAACGGGCACCGGAGAACTGGTTCAGCCTGCTGCACGTCGGGGTCGCGCGCTGGCACGCCGGGAACACCGACGGGGCCCGGGCCGCGTGGCGCGCGTCCGTGCACGCGGCGCGCAACCCGTGGGCGCTGCGCAACCTCGCCGTCGCGAACTTGCGCGCGGGACAGTTCGCGACGGCGGCGGATCAATTCACATCGGCCCTCCGGTTGCGGCCGGGCCTGCGCCCACTGGTCGTGGAGGCACTCGGGGCCATGCTCGCCGCTGACAGACCCGAGCAGGCCCTCGCGGTCGTGGACGGCCTCGGCCCGGCGCTGCGGGCGCACGGGCGGATACGGCACCTGGAGTGCGCCGCCGCGATCGCCGCGGACCGCATGGACCGGGCGGGTCGATTGCTGGGAACGGGCATCGTCATCGACGACCTGAAAGAGGGCGACGACGCCCTCGAACAGCTCTGGTTCGCCTACCACGAGCGCCTCGCGACCACGGTGGCCGTCGACCGGGTCCGCGCCGACAACCCGCTGCCGACCATCTACGACTTCCGGATGAGCCCGCCATGA
- a CDS encoding RICIN domain-containing protein, whose protein sequence is MSRYRRGFLAAAAAVALMTVAPSASATPPAANYTISISALTGHSFATDSPASGYIDKDGTFYFQQSAALYGATEPRYWDFYTGTNFDTASRSSTISNAVNPGNANDKNNDTSWRCDNSPTGATSTNPPTGSGYAHRNYCDLMGTWVDPDTGNWYGLVHNEFTPEPFGSAGFSHYDAIDYAVSTNQGKVWTITGHAITSPYSTTRGDDAAFPNQTWYYGDGDPRLLVDPASGYFYVFYNSRVNPKYNAGGSSTFGVHVARAPMSQKMATGSWQKWYNGTWTQPGVGGQESNMVPVTSPTQTGYTPVANSYNPANTGTTDQQIAAGKIPPKSDLFLMNVSYNAYLGLYIAEPEVQDQSVPTSQKFYVTDDLSTQKWYLMGDSGNAAKSGSWYRWMVDSVNKTGSTIVGRSFRSYCSINCSGGSGGNYYTATIDSSQPAAAPVDTSKTYTISSGSGRVLAQVSGSSATTSVGAATGSGLEAWSFASLGDGAFRITNAATGQALGVDAATTATRAWGTKPTVTASTGSVGQQWFIVRNETGAFRIVNRYSQLVLGMSSDSTRLTETTPHRAWTNTTGNAVGGNRTAAEQTLTLTQTSTPGNLNGTHTLRLASGNLLDVWGGSVNQGQGLITWYANGGTNQNWVLTQQSDGAYTLVNGRSNFCAGVSASSTAPGASVIQWSCTGVTDQRWQATQQANGSYTLTNVNSGLLLTASSTGPGATISQQSNTNSPLQQWSIS, encoded by the coding sequence GTGTCCAGATACCGAAGAGGGTTCCTGGCGGCGGCCGCCGCAGTGGCCCTCATGACGGTCGCCCCGTCCGCGTCGGCGACCCCTCCGGCCGCCAACTACACGATCTCTATCAGCGCCCTGACCGGTCACAGCTTCGCCACCGACAGCCCGGCGAGCGGTTACATCGACAAGGACGGCACGTTCTACTTCCAGCAGTCCGCGGCCCTCTACGGTGCCACCGAGCCCCGGTACTGGGACTTTTACACCGGTACGAACTTCGACACGGCCAGCCGATCCAGCACGATCAGCAACGCGGTGAACCCGGGCAACGCCAATGACAAGAACAACGACACGTCGTGGCGGTGCGACAACAGCCCGACGGGGGCCACCTCGACGAACCCGCCGACCGGTTCGGGGTACGCGCACCGCAACTACTGCGACCTGATGGGTACCTGGGTCGACCCGGACACCGGCAACTGGTACGGGCTCGTGCACAACGAGTTCACCCCGGAGCCGTTCGGCAGCGCCGGATTCTCGCACTACGACGCGATCGACTACGCGGTGTCCACGAACCAGGGCAAGGTGTGGACCATCACCGGCCACGCCATCACCTCGCCCTACAGCACCACGCGGGGTGACGACGCCGCGTTCCCGAACCAGACCTGGTACTACGGCGACGGCGACCCCCGGCTGCTGGTGGACCCGGCCTCGGGCTACTTCTACGTCTTCTACAACTCGCGGGTCAACCCGAAGTACAACGCGGGCGGCAGTTCCACCTTCGGCGTGCACGTCGCGCGGGCCCCGATGTCGCAGAAGATGGCGACCGGCTCGTGGCAGAAGTGGTACAACGGCACCTGGACACAGCCCGGCGTGGGCGGCCAGGAGAGCAACATGGTGCCGGTCACCTCGCCCACCCAGACCGGCTACACCCCGGTCGCCAACAGCTACAACCCGGCCAACACCGGCACCACAGACCAGCAGATCGCCGCCGGGAAGATCCCGCCCAAGTCGGACCTGTTCTTGATGAACGTGTCCTACAACGCGTACCTGGGCCTGTACATCGCCGAGCCCGAGGTGCAGGACCAGAGCGTGCCGACGTCGCAGAAGTTCTACGTCACCGATGACCTGTCGACGCAGAAGTGGTACCTGATGGGCGACTCGGGCAACGCCGCGAAGTCCGGTTCCTGGTACCGGTGGATGGTCGACAGCGTCAACAAGACCGGCTCGACGATCGTGGGCAGGTCGTTCCGTTCGTACTGCTCGATCAACTGCTCGGGCGGCTCCGGAGGCAACTACTACACCGCCACCATCGACTCCTCCCAGCCGGCCGCCGCGCCGGTGGACACGTCGAAGACGTACACCATCAGCAGTGGTTCCGGCCGGGTGCTGGCCCAGGTCTCCGGCAGTTCGGCGACGACGTCGGTGGGGGCCGCGACCGGGTCGGGTCTGGAGGCGTGGTCGTTCGCGTCGCTGGGTGACGGCGCGTTCCGGATCACCAACGCCGCGACCGGCCAGGCCCTCGGCGTGGACGCCGCCACGACGGCCACGCGGGCGTGGGGGACCAAGCCCACGGTCACCGCGTCGACGGGCAGTGTCGGGCAGCAGTGGTTCATCGTCCGCAACGAGACCGGGGCCTTCCGGATCGTCAACCGGTACAGCCAGCTCGTGCTGGGCATGTCCTCGGACTCGACCCGGCTCACGGAGACCACTCCGCACCGGGCGTGGACGAACACCACCGGCAACGCGGTCGGCGGCAACCGCACCGCCGCCGAGCAGACCCTGACCCTCACCCAGACCAGCACCCCTGGAAACCTCAACGGAACCCACACCCTGCGCCTGGCGTCCGGGAACCTGCTCGACGTCTGGGGTGGATCCGTCAACCAGGGCCAAGGGCTCATCACCTGGTACGCCAACGGGGGCACCAACCAGAACTGGGTCCTCACCCAGCAGTCTGACGGCGCCTACACCCTGGTCAACGGCCGCTCCAACTTCTGCGCCGGGGTCTCCGCCAGTTCCACAGCCCCGGGCGCCAGCGTCATCCAGTGGTCGTGCACCGGGGTCACCGACCAACGCTGGCAGGCCACCCAGCAAGCCAACGGCTCCTACACCCTCACCAACGTCAACTCCGGTCTGCTGCTGACAGCGTCGTCAACGGGTCCCGGAGCCACGATCTCCCAGCAGTCGAACACCAACTCCCCCCTCCAGCAGTGGAGCATCTCCTGA
- a CDS encoding S8 family serine peptidase codes for MRPRWPIGLALTTLLLSASPGVATAAPPPAPADVPAGQIRSVTLVTGDRVTVAGERVTVAMGSGRTHVGYMITKADGHLRVTPVDALDGLRDGKLDPRLFDVTSLIDFGYDDARRADLPLLSQGGAGLVASGVTPRKLAKKDAAGFWAGLGKNRMAAPGKLWLDGIRKPLLDKSVPQIGAPEAWAAGYTGAGVTVAVLDTGIDASHPDFAGKISATGNFTDDPDTDDLVGHGTHVASTIAGVGPLYKGVAPDAKLAIGKVCVVYGCPESAILAGMRWATLEQHARVVNLSLGSWDGPEIDPLEEAVNTLTAQTGALFVVAAGNDGFDGSVGSPGTAEAALSVAAVDSADQRAPFSSRGPSATGTVKPEISAPGVNIVAARAAHGVIGTPVNDRYTSLSGTSMATPHVAGAAALLAGQHPQWTAAQLKNALTGSAKPGGDVFGQGAGRVDVARATRQSVVAESGTLDFGTTEYPHGDDTPVTRQVTYRNQGSAPVTLALRVDGATPTGQAAPAGMFTADPSVTVPAGGTATVTVTADTRVNGPDGRYTGRLIATGGDVSLVNAFTVHRERQLVAVTIHATAPDGWQVARQMTSLRPDADGTDSAYVYEAQGTVRVPPGRYSVMTVIDSPDGMAAVTRPVLDVTGPMTVEMDGRQAGKYEVSVPEPGAVSLNAGVGIREGNAKWSSTTWLGSDRLDKLRLVRLGPKPPAGRFASIVSTTMARGGGELVDSPYAYNLAWASDDLPSSLRKTLKPADLATVRTRVLGPVDPRFPVAEHVAFPFAQSLGFDSAAGFPVPARVGSERVEYYLGGDTLGWNTIATKSADTGFEYQATDIMTNYRPGKHYLDELNKPVFGPSVVPRLMSRDGDELATYVMPRGPGRAGWYGMRDTSTATTRTTLYRDGAKLAESASPTGMYTTVPPEAADYRVVTEWADATAVLSDRITTEWAFRSGHTSTRTRLPALAVQFSPELDAEGYAPAGGLLRLPVTVSSADGSVAKALTVEASFDDGVTWVPVHLIREQGGWHGQVRHPASGGGVSLRTTATGADGAKVTETIHNAYRTR; via the coding sequence ATGCGTCCACGATGGCCGATAGGCCTCGCCCTCACCACGCTCCTCCTCTCCGCGTCACCCGGCGTAGCGACCGCCGCTCCCCCACCCGCCCCGGCCGACGTCCCCGCCGGCCAGATCCGGTCCGTCACCCTGGTCACCGGGGACCGGGTGACCGTCGCGGGCGAGCGGGTCACGGTCGCGATGGGCTCTGGTAGAACCCACGTCGGCTACATGATCACAAAGGCTGACGGGCACCTGCGGGTCACCCCTGTCGACGCGCTCGACGGGTTGCGCGACGGCAAGCTGGACCCCCGGCTGTTCGACGTCACGTCCCTGATCGACTTCGGCTACGACGACGCCCGCCGGGCCGATCTGCCGCTGCTCAGCCAGGGCGGGGCCGGGCTCGTGGCATCGGGGGTGACGCCGAGGAAGCTGGCCAAGAAGGACGCGGCCGGATTCTGGGCAGGGCTCGGGAAGAACAGGATGGCCGCGCCCGGCAAGCTCTGGCTGGACGGGATCCGCAAGCCGTTGCTGGACAAGAGCGTTCCGCAGATCGGAGCGCCGGAGGCGTGGGCTGCCGGCTACACGGGGGCCGGCGTGACCGTCGCGGTGCTGGACACCGGCATCGACGCCAGTCACCCCGACTTCGCCGGGAAGATCTCGGCGACGGGCAACTTCACCGACGATCCCGACACCGACGACCTGGTCGGGCACGGCACGCACGTCGCGTCGACGATCGCCGGGGTGGGCCCGCTCTACAAGGGCGTGGCTCCGGACGCGAAGCTGGCGATCGGCAAGGTGTGCGTGGTCTACGGCTGCCCCGAGTCGGCGATCCTCGCCGGCATGCGCTGGGCGACCCTGGAACAGCACGCCAGGGTGGTGAACCTGAGCCTCGGCTCCTGGGACGGCCCGGAAATCGACCCGCTCGAGGAGGCGGTGAACACGCTGACCGCGCAGACCGGCGCGCTGTTCGTGGTCGCGGCCGGCAACGACGGCTTCGACGGCAGCGTCGGCTCACCGGGCACGGCCGAGGCGGCGTTGTCCGTGGCCGCCGTGGACAGCGCCGACCAGCGTGCGCCGTTCTCCAGCCGTGGCCCGAGTGCGACCGGCACGGTCAAGCCGGAGATCTCGGCGCCGGGGGTGAACATCGTGGCCGCCCGGGCGGCGCACGGCGTGATCGGCACCCCGGTGAATGACAGATACACCAGCTTGAGTGGTACGTCGATGGCCACGCCGCACGTCGCGGGAGCGGCGGCGCTGCTGGCCGGCCAGCACCCACAGTGGACGGCAGCCCAGTTGAAGAACGCGTTGACCGGCAGCGCCAAACCCGGCGGGGACGTGTTCGGCCAGGGCGCCGGCCGGGTCGACGTGGCCCGGGCCACCCGGCAGTCCGTGGTCGCCGAGTCGGGCACCCTGGACTTCGGCACGACCGAGTACCCGCACGGTGACGACACGCCGGTCACCCGCCAGGTGACCTACCGCAACCAGGGGTCAGCCCCGGTCACCCTGGCGCTCCGCGTCGACGGCGCGACGCCGACCGGCCAGGCGGCCCCGGCAGGAATGTTCACCGCGGACCCGTCCGTGACGGTCCCAGCTGGCGGCACCGCCACGGTCACCGTCACCGCCGACACCAGGGTCAACGGACCCGACGGCCGCTACACCGGTCGGTTGATCGCGACAGGCGGCGACGTCTCGCTGGTCAACGCGTTCACGGTGCACCGCGAGCGGCAACTCGTCGCGGTGACGATCCACGCCACGGCCCCCGACGGCTGGCAGGTCGCCCGGCAGATGACCAGCCTGAGGCCGGACGCGGACGGGACCGACTCGGCCTACGTCTACGAGGCGCAGGGCACCGTCCGGGTGCCCCCCGGCCGGTACTCGGTGATGACCGTCATCGACAGCCCCGACGGAATGGCGGCGGTCACCCGGCCGGTGCTGGACGTGACCGGCCCGATGACCGTAGAGATGGACGGCCGTCAGGCTGGCAAATACGAGGTGAGCGTGCCTGAGCCCGGGGCCGTTTCGCTCAACGCGGGTGTGGGCATCCGGGAGGGCAACGCGAAGTGGTCCAGCACGACGTGGCTCGGCTCGGACCGGCTCGACAAACTCCGGCTCGTCCGGCTCGGCCCGAAGCCACCGGCCGGCCGGTTCGCCTCGATCGTGTCCACGACCATGGCCCGGGGCGGCGGCGAGCTGGTGGACAGCCCCTACGCGTACAACCTCGCGTGGGCCAGCGACGACCTGCCGAGCTCCCTGCGCAAGACGCTCAAGCCCGCCGACCTGGCCACGGTGCGGACCAGGGTGCTCGGGCCGGTCGACCCGAGGTTCCCGGTCGCCGAGCACGTGGCGTTCCCGTTCGCGCAGTCGCTCGGTTTCGACTCGGCGGCCGGCTTCCCCGTTCCGGCCCGGGTCGGCTCGGAGCGGGTCGAGTACTACCTGGGCGGCGACACCCTCGGCTGGAACACCATAGCGACCAAGTCCGCCGACACCGGGTTCGAGTACCAGGCGACGGACATCATGACGAACTACCGGCCCGGTAAGCATTACCTCGACGAGCTCAACAAGCCGGTGTTCGGGCCGTCAGTCGTGCCCCGGTTGATGTCGCGCGACGGCGACGAGCTGGCCACGTACGTCATGCCGCGCGGCCCGGGCCGGGCCGGCTGGTACGGGATGCGCGACACGAGCACCGCCACGACGAGGACCACGCTGTACCGCGACGGCGCCAAGCTCGCCGAGAGCGCCAGCCCGACCGGGATGTACACCACGGTGCCGCCGGAGGCCGCCGACTACCGGGTCGTCACCGAGTGGGCCGACGCCACGGCGGTGCTCAGCGACCGGATCACCACCGAGTGGGCGTTCCGTTCCGGCCACACGTCGACCCGTACCCGGCTGCCGGCGCTGGCCGTGCAGTTCTCGCCAGAGCTCGACGCCGAGGGGTACGCCCCGGCCGGCGGGCTGCTCCGGCTACCGGTCACGGTGTCCAGCGCGGATGGTTCTGTGGCCAAGGCGCTGACCGTGGAGGCTTCGTTCGACGACGGGGTCACGTGGGTGCCGGTGCACCTGATCCGGGAGCAGGGCGGTTGGCACGGCCAGGTCAGGCATCCGGCATCCGGCGGCGGGGTGTCGCTGCGGACCACCGCCACGGGGGCGGACGGCGCGAAGGTCACCGAGACGATCCACAACGCCTACCGGACCCGGTAG
- a CDS encoding cysteine hydrolase family protein produces the protein MKQALIVVDVQESFRQQPLWPAISRPDIVAQVDRLVAAFRSRGDLVVWVLHADPGTGTEFDPALGHVRLMDGLVPHPGEPVLTKSAHNAFTTTNLQYLLTTARISDVAICGIRTEQCCETTTRLASDLGYEVTFVIDATATSPIEHRDAPADRTLEEILADPRTLQTADIITRTEYALAGRFATIRTVAEVVGSAAVTIGG, from the coding sequence ATGAAACAAGCGCTCATCGTGGTAGACGTCCAAGAGTCGTTCCGGCAGCAGCCGCTCTGGCCGGCGATCTCCCGACCCGACATTGTCGCCCAGGTGGACCGACTGGTGGCGGCCTTCCGCTCCCGGGGTGATCTCGTGGTCTGGGTTCTGCATGCCGACCCCGGTACGGGAACGGAGTTCGACCCGGCCCTCGGGCACGTCCGGCTGATGGACGGGCTGGTTCCCCACCCGGGCGAGCCCGTCCTCACCAAGTCCGCTCACAACGCGTTCACCACGACAAACTTGCAATACCTCCTCACGACCGCCAGGATCAGCGACGTGGCCATCTGCGGCATCCGGACCGAACAGTGCTGTGAGACCACGACCCGGCTGGCGTCTGACCTCGGCTACGAGGTGACCTTCGTGATCGACGCGACGGCGACGTCCCCGATCGAGCACCGCGACGCGCCGGCCGACCGCACGCTCGAGGAGATCCTCGCCGACCCGCGGACGCTACAGACAGCGGACATCATCACCCGCACCGAGTACGCGCTCGCTGGCCGCTTCGCCACCATCCGCACCGTCGCCGAGGTCGTAGGCTCGGCGGCCGTCACCATCGGAGGCTGA
- a CDS encoding GlxA family transcriptional regulator, translating into MSTVVFLLVPQLHLLDLAGPAQVFSTAADLGYDYTLRYVAEQEDVPTSQGIPLRAGIDWPDLEPGDLIVVPGWRGPTLGRHGQLRPETSRRLAGHHAAGGTVASVCAGADALGRAGLLDGRRCTTHHDLQDDLARRYPAATVVRDVLYVVDDRVVTSAGIASGIDLALHLVAGRHGPGAAGRVARSMVVYARRNGEEQQASAMLRHRSHLSDVVHRAQDLIDSRFADRLPLTDLAASCGVSERTLTRLFGRATGLTPLRYQQVLRLERAEHLIGHGATAEAAARSVGFQDARMLRRLRASHTAPAQDVRP; encoded by the coding sequence GTGTCCACCGTCGTCTTCCTGCTCGTCCCACAGCTGCACCTGTTGGATCTGGCCGGACCCGCCCAGGTGTTCTCCACCGCCGCGGACCTCGGGTACGACTACACGCTGCGGTACGTGGCCGAGCAGGAGGACGTCCCCACCTCGCAGGGAATTCCCCTCCGGGCGGGCATCGACTGGCCCGATCTGGAGCCCGGGGACCTCATCGTCGTCCCGGGCTGGCGCGGGCCGACGCTGGGGCGCCATGGCCAGCTCCGACCGGAAACGTCCCGCCGGCTGGCCGGGCACCACGCCGCCGGCGGGACGGTGGCGAGCGTGTGCGCCGGGGCCGACGCGCTCGGCCGTGCCGGGTTGCTCGACGGGCGGCGATGCACCACTCACCACGACCTCCAGGACGACCTGGCGCGGCGCTACCCGGCCGCGACGGTGGTGCGGGACGTGCTCTACGTGGTCGACGACCGGGTCGTGACCTCGGCCGGGATCGCCAGCGGCATCGACCTGGCCCTCCATCTGGTCGCGGGTAGGCACGGTCCGGGCGCCGCCGGCCGGGTCGCCCGCTCGATGGTGGTGTACGCCCGCCGCAACGGCGAAGAACAGCAGGCCAGCGCGATGCTACGGCACCGCTCACACCTCAGCGACGTGGTCCATCGGGCACAGGACCTGATCGACTCCCGATTCGCCGACCGGCTGCCGCTCACCGACCTGGCCGCCAGCTGCGGAGTCAGCGAGCGAACGCTGACCCGGCTGTTCGGGAGAGCGACCGGATTGACCCCGCTGCGCTACCAGCAGGTCCTGCGGCTGGAACGAGCCGAGCACCTGATCGGCCACGGCGCGACGGCCGAGGCAGCCGCGCGATCAGTGGGCTTCCAGGACGCCCGCATGCTCCGAAGGCTTCGTGCTTCCCATACCGCGCCGGCACAGGACGTCCGCCCGTAG